The Papio anubis isolate 15944 chromosome 1, Panubis1.0, whole genome shotgun sequence genome window below encodes:
- the TMEM234 gene encoding transmembrane protein 234 isoform X1, whose amino-acid sequence MAASLGQVLALVLVAALWGGTQPLLKRASAGLQRVHEPTWARQLLQEMKTLFLNTEYLMPFLLNQCGSLLYYLTLASTDLTLAVPICNSLAIIFTLIVGKALGEDIGGKRKSGYCECRTQLFGHRHTCVSSFPEPISPEWVRARPFPILPFPLQLFCFLVAFRVLLPWTVWGQRLGRDSGPDPI is encoded by the exons ATGGCGGCGTCTCTGG GGCAGGTGCTGGCTCTGGTGCTGGTGGCCGCTCTGTGGGGTGGCACGCAGCCGCTGCTGAAGCGGGCCTCCGCCGGCCTGCAGCGGGTTCATGAGCCGACCTGGGCCCGGCAGTTGCTACAGGAGATGAAGACCCTCTTCTTGAATACTGAG TACCTGATGCCCTTTCTCCTCAACCAGTGTGGCTCCCTTCTCTATTACCTCACCTTGGCATCGACAG ATCTGACCCTAGCTGTGCCCATCTGTAACTCTCTGGCCATCATCTTCACACTGATTGTTGGCAAGGCCCTTGGAGAAGATATTGGTGGAAAACGTAAGTCAGGCTACTGCGAGTGCAGGACTCAGCTCTTTGGACATCGACATACCTGTGTTAGTTCCTTCCCAGAACCCATCTCCCCAGAGTGGGTGAGGGCACGGCCTTTTCCCATCCTGCCCTTTCCTCTGCAGCTGTTCTGCTTCCTTGTGGCCTTCAGAGTTCTCTTGCCCTGGACAGTTTGGGGACAGAGGCTGGGGCGGGATTCAGGACCAGACCCCATCTGA
- the TMEM234 gene encoding transmembrane protein 234 isoform X2: MAASLGQVLALVLVAALWGGTQPLLKRASAGLQRVHEPTWARQLLQEMKTLFLNTEYLMPFLLNQCGSLLYYLTLASTDLTLAVPICNSLAIIFTLIVGKALGEDIGGKRAVAGMVLTVIGISLCITSSVSKTQGQPSTL; the protein is encoded by the exons ATGGCGGCGTCTCTGG GGCAGGTGCTGGCTCTGGTGCTGGTGGCCGCTCTGTGGGGTGGCACGCAGCCGCTGCTGAAGCGGGCCTCCGCCGGCCTGCAGCGGGTTCATGAGCCGACCTGGGCCCGGCAGTTGCTACAGGAGATGAAGACCCTCTTCTTGAATACTGAG TACCTGATGCCCTTTCTCCTCAACCAGTGTGGCTCCCTTCTCTATTACCTCACCTTGGCATCGACAG ATCTGACCCTAGCTGTGCCCATCTGTAACTCTCTGGCCATCATCTTCACACTGATTGTTGGCAAGGCCCTTGGAGAAGATATTGGTGGAAAAC GAGCAGTTGCTGGCATGGTGCTCACTGTGATAGGAATTTCACTCTGCATCACAAGCTCAGTGAGTAAGACCCAGGGGCAGCCGTCTACCCTTTGA
- the TMEM234 gene encoding transmembrane protein 234 isoform X3: MAASLGQVLALVLVAALWGGTQPLLKRASAGLQRVHEPTWARQLLQEMKTLFLNTEYLMPFLLNQCGSLLYYLTLASTDLTLAVPICNSLAIIFTLIVGKALGEDIGGKRAVAGMVLTVIGISLCITSSWQVPWTAEPQLHGKGQLQTLSQKCKREASRAQSERLG, from the exons ATGGCGGCGTCTCTGG GGCAGGTGCTGGCTCTGGTGCTGGTGGCCGCTCTGTGGGGTGGCACGCAGCCGCTGCTGAAGCGGGCCTCCGCCGGCCTGCAGCGGGTTCATGAGCCGACCTGGGCCCGGCAGTTGCTACAGGAGATGAAGACCCTCTTCTTGAATACTGAG TACCTGATGCCCTTTCTCCTCAACCAGTGTGGCTCCCTTCTCTATTACCTCACCTTGGCATCGACAG ATCTGACCCTAGCTGTGCCCATCTGTAACTCTCTGGCCATCATCTTCACACTGATTGTTGGCAAGGCCCTTGGAGAAGATATTGGTGGAAAAC GAGCAGTTGCTGGCATGGTGCTCACTGTGATAGGAATTTCACTCTGCATCACAAGCTCA TGGCAGGTTCCATGGACTGCAGAACCCCAGCTGCATGGAAAGGGCCAGCTGCAGACTTTGAGCCAGAAATGCAAACGGGAGGCCTCCAGGGCTCAGTCAGAGCGCCTTGGCTGA